From one Hirundo rustica isolate bHirRus1 chromosome 8, bHirRus1.pri.v3, whole genome shotgun sequence genomic stretch:
- the LOC120755539 gene encoding putative threonine dehydratase isoform X2 — protein sequence MVSPRGPPRARPTDMATPGPLLPPYGVVVGVLLHLVVYLVAVLYRDDNKIKKQDTPAVCDLHCCKDVPVRNGLVGQKPPSINPERLKDFGEEDYLNGDVKTWEMKIVSRNEELLRDALSCIPQPSSRASLASCNKLIRFEDISAAAFKIQCGVQKTPCMYSRLSKQYGMDIYLKKEFLQYTGSVKERGVLYLLMSLPQEQQRKGVIVASDSNFSMAVAYHASELRIPVFVIVSTSTAPGRVRTCRDYGAMVISYGTTARDSQVHARRLAQENGYLYLEEEDSAVYLSGLGTVGLEMYEQVPKLDAVIFPAGGHCGLLAGSAAALKHLNPHIAVIGVESESFPVLQQSLKAGHPTDDQACNNHHFYGDVSGVCFGSNSLQLTGKLVDKVVAVREEDILISMLRLLEYERATVDAEGAIGLAALVAGKLPELKGKRVAVVLCSGNLELHLLQQCIARALTLDNRVCRFSLVISDCPGDMAKLLEILAREEARVLDIKQERTFVTSELFTVQVICTVETRDKIHTAQLRSALLERYPTTAWTER from the exons ATGGTCAGCCCTCGGGGTCCACCCAGGGCCAGGCCCACGGACATGGCAACCCCTGGACCCCTCCTGCCTCCTTATGGTGTCGTAGTTGGAGTTTTGCTTCACCTCGTTGTTTATTTAGTCGCTGTGCTGTATAG ggatgacaataaaataaagaaacaagacACGCCAGCAGTTTGTGATCTTCACTGCTGTAAGGATGTGCCCGTAAGAAATGGCCTTGTTGGGCAGAAGCCACCCTCTATCAACCCCGAGAGACTGAAGGATTTTGGTGAGGAGGATTACCTGAACGGGGATGTGAAGACCTGGGAGATGAAGATAGTGAGCCGAAATGAGGAGTTACTTAGGGATGCCCTTTCCTGCATCCCTCAGCCAAGCAGTAGGGCCAGCCTGGCAAGTTGTAACAAGCTGATTCGATTCGAAGACATTAGTGCAGCAGCCTTCAAAATCCAGTGTGGTGTTCAGAAAACCCCCTGCATG TATTCTAGGCTATCCAAGCAGTATGGAATGGACATCTACCTGAAGAAGGAGTTCCTCCAGTACACGGGGTCTGTGAAGGAACGAGGTGTACTTTACCTTCTGATGTCATTGCCTCAG gagcagcaaaggaaagGGGTGATCGTGGCTTCGGACAGTAACTTTTCCATGGCTGTTGCTTACCACGCCTCCGAGCTGCGTATTCCCGTGTTTGTCATCGTGTCCACCAGCACGGCTCCGGGCAGGGTGCGCACGTGCCGCGACTACGGCGCCATGGTGATCTCCTACGGCACCACCGCCAGGGATTCCCAGGTGCACGCCAGGAGGCTGGCGCAGGAGAACGGCTACCTCTACCTCGAGGA ggaggaCAGTGCTGTCTACCTCTCAGGCCTGGGAACCGTGGGGCTGGAGATGTACGAGCAGGTGCCAAAGCTGGACGCAGTGATTTTCCCTGCAGGAGGCCACTGTGGCCTGCTGGCAGGGTCAGCTGCTGCACTCAAACACCTCAACCCACATATTGCTGTAATT GGAGTTGAATCTGAAAGTTTTCCAGTATTGCAACAGTCCTTAAAAGCTGGCCACCCAACTGATGACCAGGCCTGCAACAATCATCACTTCTATGGAG ATGTGAGTGGAGTTTGCTTTGGCAGCAACTCTTTGCAGCTGACTGGGAAGCTTGTGGATAAAGTTGTTGCTGTGAG GGAGGAGGACATCCTCATTTCAatgctgaggctgctggagTATGAGCGAGCCACGGTTGATGCAGAAGGGGCCATTGGACTTGCAGCACTGGTGGCAGGGAAGCTGCCTGAGTTGAAGGGTAAAAG AGTGGCAGTTGTTCTATGCAGTGGAAACCTGGAATTACATTTGCTGCAGCAGTGCATAGCTCGTGCCCTGACCCTGGATAACAGAGTGTGCAGATTTTCCCTTGTGATTTCCGACTGCCCAGGAGACATGGCAAAGCTACTGGAGATTTTGGCTCGGGAAGAAGCAAG AGTTTTGGATATCAAACAAGAGCGCACGTTTGTGACGTCTGAGCTCTTCACTGTCCAG
- the LOC120755539 gene encoding putative threonine dehydratase isoform X1: MVSPRGPPRARPTDMATPGPLLPPYGVVVGVLLHLVVYLVAVLYSYAEQLFLKKDDNKIKKQDTPAVCDLHCCKDVPVRNGLVGQKPPSINPERLKDFGEEDYLNGDVKTWEMKIVSRNEELLRDALSCIPQPSSRASLASCNKLIRFEDISAAAFKIQCGVQKTPCMYSRLSKQYGMDIYLKKEFLQYTGSVKERGVLYLLMSLPQEQQRKGVIVASDSNFSMAVAYHASELRIPVFVIVSTSTAPGRVRTCRDYGAMVISYGTTARDSQVHARRLAQENGYLYLEEEDSAVYLSGLGTVGLEMYEQVPKLDAVIFPAGGHCGLLAGSAAALKHLNPHIAVIGVESESFPVLQQSLKAGHPTDDQACNNHHFYGDVSGVCFGSNSLQLTGKLVDKVVAVREEDILISMLRLLEYERATVDAEGAIGLAALVAGKLPELKGKRVAVVLCSGNLELHLLQQCIARALTLDNRVCRFSLVISDCPGDMAKLLEILAREEARVLDIKQERTFVTSELFTVQVICTVETRDKIHTAQLRSALLERYPTTAWTER; this comes from the exons ATGGTCAGCCCTCGGGGTCCACCCAGGGCCAGGCCCACGGACATGGCAACCCCTGGACCCCTCCTGCCTCCTTATGGTGTCGTAGTTGGAGTTTTGCTTCACCTCGTTGTTTATTTAGTCGCTGTGCTGTATAG ttatgcTGAGCAGCTGTTCTTGAAAAA ggatgacaataaaataaagaaacaagacACGCCAGCAGTTTGTGATCTTCACTGCTGTAAGGATGTGCCCGTAAGAAATGGCCTTGTTGGGCAGAAGCCACCCTCTATCAACCCCGAGAGACTGAAGGATTTTGGTGAGGAGGATTACCTGAACGGGGATGTGAAGACCTGGGAGATGAAGATAGTGAGCCGAAATGAGGAGTTACTTAGGGATGCCCTTTCCTGCATCCCTCAGCCAAGCAGTAGGGCCAGCCTGGCAAGTTGTAACAAGCTGATTCGATTCGAAGACATTAGTGCAGCAGCCTTCAAAATCCAGTGTGGTGTTCAGAAAACCCCCTGCATG TATTCTAGGCTATCCAAGCAGTATGGAATGGACATCTACCTGAAGAAGGAGTTCCTCCAGTACACGGGGTCTGTGAAGGAACGAGGTGTACTTTACCTTCTGATGTCATTGCCTCAG gagcagcaaaggaaagGGGTGATCGTGGCTTCGGACAGTAACTTTTCCATGGCTGTTGCTTACCACGCCTCCGAGCTGCGTATTCCCGTGTTTGTCATCGTGTCCACCAGCACGGCTCCGGGCAGGGTGCGCACGTGCCGCGACTACGGCGCCATGGTGATCTCCTACGGCACCACCGCCAGGGATTCCCAGGTGCACGCCAGGAGGCTGGCGCAGGAGAACGGCTACCTCTACCTCGAGGA ggaggaCAGTGCTGTCTACCTCTCAGGCCTGGGAACCGTGGGGCTGGAGATGTACGAGCAGGTGCCAAAGCTGGACGCAGTGATTTTCCCTGCAGGAGGCCACTGTGGCCTGCTGGCAGGGTCAGCTGCTGCACTCAAACACCTCAACCCACATATTGCTGTAATT GGAGTTGAATCTGAAAGTTTTCCAGTATTGCAACAGTCCTTAAAAGCTGGCCACCCAACTGATGACCAGGCCTGCAACAATCATCACTTCTATGGAG ATGTGAGTGGAGTTTGCTTTGGCAGCAACTCTTTGCAGCTGACTGGGAAGCTTGTGGATAAAGTTGTTGCTGTGAG GGAGGAGGACATCCTCATTTCAatgctgaggctgctggagTATGAGCGAGCCACGGTTGATGCAGAAGGGGCCATTGGACTTGCAGCACTGGTGGCAGGGAAGCTGCCTGAGTTGAAGGGTAAAAG AGTGGCAGTTGTTCTATGCAGTGGAAACCTGGAATTACATTTGCTGCAGCAGTGCATAGCTCGTGCCCTGACCCTGGATAACAGAGTGTGCAGATTTTCCCTTGTGATTTCCGACTGCCCAGGAGACATGGCAAAGCTACTGGAGATTTTGGCTCGGGAAGAAGCAAG AGTTTTGGATATCAAACAAGAGCGCACGTTTGTGACGTCTGAGCTCTTCACTGTCCAG
- the PLAC9 gene encoding placenta-specific protein 9: protein MLFLWALAFVLVLQEQGPLATADPVSMVPGSLERESWCNEHMLHERLDIIEEKVIKTVEHLESEVKSLLNIISETTLNIPTIPGTPLIDIFDDTS from the exons ATGCTTTTCCTCTGGGCACTGGCATTTGTTCTAGTTCTGCAGGAGCAAGGTCCTTTAG CTACTGCAGATCCTGTCAGTATGGTACCTGGAAGTTTGGAAAGAGAAAGCTGGTGTAATGAACATATGCTCCACGAACGCTTAGATATTATCGAAGAG AAGGTAATAAAAACAGTGGAGCACCTAGAATCAGAAGTCAAATCACTCCTCAACATCATCAGTGAGACAACATTGAACATCCCCACCATTCCAGGAACTCCACTTATAGACATTTTTGATG ATACCAGCTGA
- the LOC120755539 gene encoding putative threonine dehydratase isoform X3: MNFAAQFIYFRVLKNRSPRERYREDEDYDPFWQSYAEQLFLKKDDNKIKKQDTPAVCDLHCCKDVPVRNGLVGQKPPSINPERLKDFGEEDYLNGDVKTWEMKIVSRNEELLRDALSCIPQPSSRASLASCNKLIRFEDISAAAFKIQCGVQKTPCMYSRLSKQYGMDIYLKKEFLQYTGSVKERGVLYLLMSLPQEQQRKGVIVASDSNFSMAVAYHASELRIPVFVIVSTSTAPGRVRTCRDYGAMVISYGTTARDSQVHARRLAQENGYLYLEEEDSAVYLSGLGTVGLEMYEQVPKLDAVIFPAGGHCGLLAGSAAALKHLNPHIAVIGVESESFPVLQQSLKAGHPTDDQACNNHHFYGDVSGVCFGSNSLQLTGKLVDKVVAVREEDILISMLRLLEYERATVDAEGAIGLAALVAGKLPELKGKRVAVVLCSGNLELHLLQQCIARALTLDNRVCRFSLVISDCPGDMAKLLEILAREEARVLDIKQERTFVTSELFTVQVICTVETRDKIHTAQLRSALLERYPTTAWTER; the protein is encoded by the exons ATGAATTTTGCAGCACAGTTTATCTACTTCAGGGTCTTAAAAAACAGAAGTCCCAGGGAGCGCTACAGGGAAGACGAAGACTACGATCCTTTCTGGCAAAG ttatgcTGAGCAGCTGTTCTTGAAAAA ggatgacaataaaataaagaaacaagacACGCCAGCAGTTTGTGATCTTCACTGCTGTAAGGATGTGCCCGTAAGAAATGGCCTTGTTGGGCAGAAGCCACCCTCTATCAACCCCGAGAGACTGAAGGATTTTGGTGAGGAGGATTACCTGAACGGGGATGTGAAGACCTGGGAGATGAAGATAGTGAGCCGAAATGAGGAGTTACTTAGGGATGCCCTTTCCTGCATCCCTCAGCCAAGCAGTAGGGCCAGCCTGGCAAGTTGTAACAAGCTGATTCGATTCGAAGACATTAGTGCAGCAGCCTTCAAAATCCAGTGTGGTGTTCAGAAAACCCCCTGCATG TATTCTAGGCTATCCAAGCAGTATGGAATGGACATCTACCTGAAGAAGGAGTTCCTCCAGTACACGGGGTCTGTGAAGGAACGAGGTGTACTTTACCTTCTGATGTCATTGCCTCAG gagcagcaaaggaaagGGGTGATCGTGGCTTCGGACAGTAACTTTTCCATGGCTGTTGCTTACCACGCCTCCGAGCTGCGTATTCCCGTGTTTGTCATCGTGTCCACCAGCACGGCTCCGGGCAGGGTGCGCACGTGCCGCGACTACGGCGCCATGGTGATCTCCTACGGCACCACCGCCAGGGATTCCCAGGTGCACGCCAGGAGGCTGGCGCAGGAGAACGGCTACCTCTACCTCGAGGA ggaggaCAGTGCTGTCTACCTCTCAGGCCTGGGAACCGTGGGGCTGGAGATGTACGAGCAGGTGCCAAAGCTGGACGCAGTGATTTTCCCTGCAGGAGGCCACTGTGGCCTGCTGGCAGGGTCAGCTGCTGCACTCAAACACCTCAACCCACATATTGCTGTAATT GGAGTTGAATCTGAAAGTTTTCCAGTATTGCAACAGTCCTTAAAAGCTGGCCACCCAACTGATGACCAGGCCTGCAACAATCATCACTTCTATGGAG ATGTGAGTGGAGTTTGCTTTGGCAGCAACTCTTTGCAGCTGACTGGGAAGCTTGTGGATAAAGTTGTTGCTGTGAG GGAGGAGGACATCCTCATTTCAatgctgaggctgctggagTATGAGCGAGCCACGGTTGATGCAGAAGGGGCCATTGGACTTGCAGCACTGGTGGCAGGGAAGCTGCCTGAGTTGAAGGGTAAAAG AGTGGCAGTTGTTCTATGCAGTGGAAACCTGGAATTACATTTGCTGCAGCAGTGCATAGCTCGTGCCCTGACCCTGGATAACAGAGTGTGCAGATTTTCCCTTGTGATTTCCGACTGCCCAGGAGACATGGCAAAGCTACTGGAGATTTTGGCTCGGGAAGAAGCAAG AGTTTTGGATATCAAACAAGAGCGCACGTTTGTGACGTCTGAGCTCTTCACTGTCCAG